CTGCTCTCACACTCTTCTCGTTTTGCATTTATGCCCCTGAATTTTCTGtattgctcttttttttttaaataaaaaaagaaaatattttcactgtcttgtaattaattatttctcCACTTATGAAATGTGGAAAAACTTAGAATATGGGAATATagatattcaattaatttctttactttattattttttttataggaaagaaaattgttatttataacaaaatatataaattatttttaatttaacttattataaataaaaaatcatactaTTTTATAGTATAATTTCTTATTATGTATTAACTATTAATGGAATGAATATGAATAAAAAGTTATCTGATAGATAATTTACATATTCTTTGTATCTATATTTTAAGCCTATATTCTATGTATCTATATTTTAAGCCTATATTCTTTGTAtctatagtttttatttttctttaaatatacAAATACAGTGACAAATTAAGTGTATTAAAGTATATACACTAATTGTGAAATCTAAttggaaaaaatatttttcttatgagaaaattttctatttggcataaataaataaatattctagTAAATGTGATTGTGAAAcctaattggaaaaaaaaacaaaaagagagaCAAAcgaggaaattgcataatcccACAAAacacacaaataaataaaagtctAGGGGCACCAGagcaaaattcaaaaaaaaaatcctaacgCTGCAAAAGATCACGTAATTGGACGTTAACCTCCCTCCAGTCAAATGCTCTATAAATAGATGGCTCGACTAGAGATAGGTTTGCCAAATTAACTAGCCAAAACCgccttttaaaatattttttcaaaatactAAGCCgtcctctctttttctctctcttctgAAACTGTGTGTAGTAGTGTCTGCCCACTCTCCTGCAACCTCAAAACCAGAAACCAAAAAATGGCGGCAACCGCAACCAGATCTTCTAGAAAATCTTCCACCGGACCGGGGATCCGGTCACTTTCTCCGTCCGGCAGATTCCACCTTCCTTACTCACAATCTTCTTCAACTTCTTTCGCCTCGTCCAGTTCCAGTTTTGCTTCTCGCTCTTCCACTTTATTTTCCGGCCATCACCAATACCACAGATCTGCATCTCCCACTCGGGTTAACTTGTACGGAAACGCTCCGACTGCTTCCTCTATCCGTTTCTCCCTTGACCGTCCGATTTCCCCCAACCGCTCCATTTCCACCACTAATCCTTCTCGCGGTCACCAAGTGGTTAGGAAGCCGAGTACTCCCAAGAGGACTTGTATGTGCTCTCCTACGACGCACCCTGGGTCCTTCCGCTGCAGCCTTCACAAGAATTCTAACAATTCACACTCCGTCAATTACTCTCCTAACACTCGTTTAAACGCGCGCAGATCGGCGATGACGAACTCCTTGGTGAGAATCTGTGGAGTGGAGGGTGACTTGGTCAAGAGAGCTTTATCGGCTTTGATTCGGCCATCTTCTCACCAACAACGGCGACGCGCAGCATTCCAGCCACGTCCGAGCCGGCTCTCCGTCATGTGCAAAGCCGGAGATGTGCAGTAATCAGGGGTATGTTAATCGGCAAACTTCTTATTTGATTAATTGTCGTGCTTTCCCGGAGGAGAGGCTCAGATCCGGCGAGTGGCAGCGCATGAGAATCGCGACGGACGCATTTTATTGGATCCGATATCAGCagcttaatatatataatttttgttcGAAGTGTACATACCTATGCCGATATATGAAAGAGTTGCGGTTATGAATGGCCAATTTCAGGATCTTACAAGACTTAAATTTCTCATCACCTATAAGACCTactctaattaaatttaagtcgaacaatgaatttaattaaacaCGAATAATAATTTAACATCATCTTTCAGGGACCATTCCAGTTCTTTCAACAaatcttctttgtttttctccGTTATGTTGGCCGTTTGATTTGACGTCCTCCGTTCACTCCATTTGTAGGGCTTTCTGCGTCTTATGTACGTACGTGGTTTATTCGTCGTCTACTACGCAACGTATCCGTATGCGTTGCTCCGTTGGGTCGGTatgttttctcttctttttattttttcagaataattaatttaaatatttgttatATTATTTGTGTTGTTTTTCTGTAGGGGCATTGGAAACTAAGTAACCTAGCTTCTCGGATCATTGGGAGCTCTTTTGGAGATCATTTAGATTTATGACCCGaggcggaaaaataaaaataaaaattaacaggTGTTGGGCTGGTGGATGGAGATTTGGTCACCCATGGTTATAAAAATACTCCTTGATTGCCGCTGGTTTCAGCTAATAGAAGAAAAGGTAAACGACTCTTTTACGGAGCTGATTagagaaaaaatgaaaattatataatattggaAAGCTTTAATTGAGAATATGGACTGCTTGGTGCCTTGACGGGAGTTGAAAATCAGGCCAACCAACGGAGCATTGACGTGAGTTAAAAAGCAAGACCAGCAAATGGAAGCTGAGAAATTAATGAATgaacatattaattaaaatgttctttttataaaacataaaatatttacagtttttacatgtataattttttttttaattctatcaATAcggtaaataaaaattatgttttaatattaataaatgaataattttttaaaataattcaaaattcatCTAGGAAGTCATGCAGTGATGTGAAAGAAAAatgtattattatat
This Manihot esculenta cultivar AM560-2 chromosome 6, M.esculenta_v8, whole genome shotgun sequence DNA region includes the following protein-coding sequences:
- the LOC110616484 gene encoding uncharacterized protein LOC110616484; this translates as MAATATRSSRKSSTGPGIRSLSPSGRFHLPYSQSSSTSFASSSSSFASRSSTLFSGHHQYHRSASPTRVNLYGNAPTASSIRFSLDRPISPNRSISTTNPSRGHQVVRKPSTPKRTCMCSPTTHPGSFRCSLHKNSNNSHSVNYSPNTRLNARRSAMTNSLVRICGVEGDLVKRALSALIRPSSHQQRRRAAFQPRPSRLSVMCKAGDVQ